ACAGATGCACCTATTTCTATATGGACTATCTCAACTTCAAATGGTACATCATAGAGAACGATCATATGCCAAAGTGCATTAAATCCTCATCTGTGGGACCTCTGCGTGCGATATGGCTGAGCGGAGCGATACACCCCGACGACAAGCTCATCTATGACAGCTTCTGCCGTAAAATAAAGAATTCCTTTGACTATAAGATCACCGATGCCTCCTTGACCGTAAATATACGTCTGTGCGAAGACGGAAAACCTGTATGGTACGGTATTTATGTACAGCTTTCGGGCAGGGACGGTAAAATGGAGGAAATTGCCGGTTCTATCAAGGCACTTGAAATCAACGAAATAATGAGCATAGAAATTCTGGATTATTACACCACTACCGATAATCCGATAATGTTCCACGATATGATTTTGCAAAGGCTCACGGCATACCCCGACACAAAATTTGCTCTTGTGCAGTTTGATATAAAGCGTTTCAAACTGATAAACGAAAACTACGGCGAAGACGCAGGAACGGAAATGCTCCAGTTCATATCCCGCCAGCTCAGCAACTTCTGCGGAAAACAGCAGATTGGAGCAAGAATGAGCGGTGATGTCTTTGTGCTTCTGACACCATACGAAGATAAGGACGGGTTGCTCTCCGTTATATCCGAGCTTCAGCGTTGCCTGAAGAATTTCCGTCAATACAGCTATGAATTCGTGTTCGGCATTTATCTTATAGAGGACAGGAGCGTATCTGTCAGAACGATGTGCGACTGTGCCGCCATGGCAAGACAATCTATCAAGAAAAACGCTCTTGAAAGCATTGCGTTCTATAACAAGAATATGCAGAAGGCGATAAAGGAACGCAAGTTTGTCGAATCGCATATGAAAAAGGCTTTAGACAACAACGAATTTATCATCTATCTGCAACCGAAGTTCAGCATATCAAGCGGCGAAGCTATCGGCTATGAAGCGCTTGTAAGGTGGCAAAGTCCCGAAAAGGGGATGATATACCCGGACGGATTTATACCGCTGTTTGAAGAAAACGGATTTATCACAAAGCTGGACGCTTATGTATGGGAATGTGCCTGCATGGTACTGCGTGACTGGATAGACAGGCATTTCACGCCGCTTCCGATCTCGGTCAATGTTTCCCGTGCAAACCTTGACGATGAATCATTCCTTGATGTCCTTGACGGACTTATTGATAAATATCGTCTGCCGAAGCATCTGCTTGAGCTTGAAATAACCGAAAGCATAGAAAATGACGCAACACTGCGTATGACTGAAAAGATAAAGGAGCATGGCTTTGTTCTGCTGATGGACGACTTCGGCTCGGGCTACTCCTCGCTGAACACGCTTCAGGATACAAGGTTTGATGTACTGAAGCTCGACCGTGAATTCTTCTCGACGCATATGTCAAACGATCGCGGGAAAAAGATAATAATGCACACTATCTCAATGTCCAAGGACGTAGGTCTGGGGCTTATTGCGGAGGGCGTTGAAACCGCAGATCAGGCGCAGTTCCTCGAAAACTGCGGATGTGACACGGCACAGGGTTATCTTTATGCAAAGCCTATGCCTGTGCAGGAGGCAGAGAAATATCTGAAAAATACTTTGCAGAGTAAAACTGACGAGGTAAAAGAACCGATTTAAAAAAACAGCCCTGCCGATAATTGCAATAAATGTCGGGTAATATCAGGAATACCGTGATATAATTCAATCATGGAAAGGGGCGATAAGCATGAACGACTGGACCGCAGGAATAGGCGAGGCAGTAAGCTACATTGAAAATAATCTGGACGGCGAAATTAACATTGAAAAGGCGGCTGAAAAAGCGTTTGTTTCAACGTTTTACTTTCAGAAGATATTCTGTGTGCTGTGCGGCTTCACAATAGGCGAATATATCCGATACAGGCGGCTTTCTCTTGCCGGCGAGGAACTGTCGCAAGGAAACGCAAAGGTTATTGACGTTGCGTTAAAATACGGATACGACTCGCCCGACAGCTTTGCCCGTGCGTTCACTAAGTTTCACGGAATTACCCCTTCCGCCGCAAAGGAACACGGCACTGTACTGCGCTCCTTTGCGCCTATAAAGCTTAAACTTACACTGGAGGGCGGAACTATGATTGATTACAGAATTACCGAAAAGCCTGCATTTACCGTTGTAGGCGTGACAACACCTATTGAAAACGACACTTCAATATCCTATAATGTTATCCCAACGCTCTGGGACGAGCATTATAAAAACGGCGGCGGTGAAAAAATCCGAGGAGATTTCGGAGCGTGTATATATTGCGACGAGAAAACATTCACTTATATGATAGCGGACGCTTATCTTCCGTGGAAGGACATTCCCGACGGTTGCGAAACGTATACCTTTCCTGCCGGAACGTGGGCTGTATTTCCCTGCAAAGGCGCATTACCAAACGCTTTGCAAAGCCTTAACACAAAGATATGGAGCGAATGGCTTCCTAATCTTAAGGGCTATAAGCTGAGCGGATATTACAACCTTGAAATGTATACTCCGCCCGCAGACAAGCCTGAGGATACCTACTCGGAGATATGGATACCGATCGAAAAAGCATAACAAATAAAGCGACAGCACCTTTTGTTTTCAAAGGGTGCTCATCGTGTCGAAAAAGTATTTTTCGGCACGATGCAGACGTCGAGAAACACACGCAGACAAGGAAATCGCCCCGATAAGCGTAAAAAGGTACGTTGAGGGGCGATTGACACTATAAGCAAAAATGTTTTCGCACAGCCGTTTTTTACGGCTGTGCGAAATTCTATTGCTTATCCTATTTTAATTTTGCGTCAGATTATTTATCTGTATTTTTGGCGGTGCGTGGGTTTATCGACAGACTGAATCACCCGATGCATTTTAGTATCGGGTGATTTTTACATTATATGGATTACTGCGTATTTTGCTTTAATATATTCTCCGCCTCGTCTTTCACCCTGTCTTTCAACCAATGCGGTGAAACGACCTCGCAGTGACTTCCGAACCCCATCACAAAGCACATAATATTCTCTTCATTCTGCATTGTGCAACGAAGCTCTGTTGTATCTTCGTCTATCGGCGTAACTGTCTGATCTCTGCCGTAGATACGTTCACGGGCGAGCATCGCATATCTGCCGTGCAGCAGCATAACTATCTCATACCATTCGCCGTTCTTTTTCATACCGAAATCGTCAAGATAGTCGCTTTCCTTGTATGTCGCAAGAACTGTGAAGCGGTTTTCCGTGACAACCATCGACTGAATACGGCTCAGCTTGAAATAGCGGATCTCGTACGACTTTTTATCATACCCCAGCACAAACCACGCATTGTTATACATAAACAGCTTATACGGATCAAAGCGGCGGTGCGACACCTTGTTTGACAGCGACAGATAATCCATCTCAAGCTCTTTTCTGTGAGCGATGCACTGTGCCACCGTATCATACCGTCTGCTAAGCTCCTGCTCATCAACGGCAAGCGGAAAACGG
This window of the [Eubacterium] siraeum genome carries:
- a CDS encoding AraC family transcriptional regulator; translated protein: MNDWTAGIGEAVSYIENNLDGEINIEKAAEKAFVSTFYFQKIFCVLCGFTIGEYIRYRRLSLAGEELSQGNAKVIDVALKYGYDSPDSFARAFTKFHGITPSAAKEHGTVLRSFAPIKLKLTLEGGTMIDYRITEKPAFTVVGVTTPIENDTSISYNVIPTLWDEHYKNGGGEKIRGDFGACIYCDEKTFTYMIADAYLPWKDIPDGCETYTFPAGTWAVFPCKGALPNALQSLNTKIWSEWLPNLKGYKLSGYYNLEMYTPPADKPEDTYSEIWIPIEKA
- a CDS encoding transcriptional regulator, whose product is MGKTSNCLKMLQILSSGRVYKGQELADILETNVRNIAEYRTELEMAGYYIEGIPGKYGGYRLIMQSVIPTVRLNEAEQRALSSGAEYLKSRNDFPYSSDYEKAMGKVFAAVKHEQPQEISVANRFPLAVDEQELSRRYDTVAQCIAHRKELEMDYLSLSNKVSHRRFDPYKLFMYNNAWFVLGYDKKSYEIRYFKLSRIQSMVVTENRFTVLATYKESDYLDDFGMKKNGEWYEIVMLLHGRYAMLARERIYGRDQTVTPIDEDTTELRCTMQNEENIMCFVMGFGSHCEVVSPHWLKDRVKDEAENILKQNTQ